A genome region from Pseudomonas sp. N3-W includes the following:
- a CDS encoding acetyl-CoA C-acyltransferase, with product MREVVIVDSVRTGLAKSFRGKFNMTRPDDMAAHCVDALLTRNDIDPASVEDCIVGAGSNEGAQGYNIGRNVAVLSRLGIGTAGMTLNRFCSSGLQAIAIAANQIASGCSEIIVAGGVESISLTMKSVNTDNLINPLLKEQVPGIYFPMGQTAEIVARRYNVSREAQDIYALQSQQRTAQAQAAGLFDDEIVPMAVKYRVEDKSTGQVQIIDGIVERDDCNRPDTTLQSLAGLKPVFAEDGSVTAGNSSQLSDGASMTLVMSLEKALALGLKPKAFFRGFTVAGCAPDEMGIGPVFSVPKLLKAKGLQVADIDLWELNEAFASQCLYSRDRLEIDNDKYNVNGGSISIGHPFGMTGSRQVGHLVRELQRRSVRYGIVTMCVGGGMGATGLFEAVR from the coding sequence ATGCGTGAAGTGGTGATCGTCGACAGCGTGCGGACCGGCCTGGCCAAGTCCTTTCGCGGCAAGTTCAATATGACCCGCCCGGATGACATGGCGGCCCATTGCGTCGATGCGCTGCTGACGCGCAACGACATCGACCCGGCCAGCGTCGAGGATTGCATCGTCGGTGCCGGCTCCAACGAAGGCGCCCAGGGCTACAACATCGGGCGCAACGTCGCGGTGTTGTCCCGTCTGGGCATCGGCACGGCGGGTATGACCCTCAATCGCTTCTGCTCCTCGGGCTTGCAGGCCATTGCCATCGCCGCCAACCAGATTGCCTCGGGTTGCAGCGAGATCATTGTTGCCGGTGGCGTCGAATCCATCAGCCTGACCATGAAAAGCGTCAACACCGACAACCTGATCAACCCGCTGCTGAAAGAGCAGGTGCCCGGCATCTACTTCCCGATGGGCCAGACCGCCGAAATTGTCGCCCGTCGTTACAACGTCAGCCGCGAGGCGCAGGACATTTATGCGCTGCAAAGCCAGCAGCGCACCGCACAGGCTCAGGCGGCCGGTTTGTTTGATGATGAAATCGTGCCGATGGCGGTGAAATACCGAGTGGAAGACAAGTCCACCGGACAGGTGCAAATCATTGACGGGATCGTTGAGCGCGATGACTGCAACCGCCCGGACACCACGCTGCAAAGTCTGGCAGGTTTGAAGCCGGTGTTCGCCGAGGACGGCTCGGTGACGGCGGGCAACTCGTCGCAGTTGTCGGACGGTGCGTCGATGACGCTGGTGATGAGCCTGGAAAAAGCCCTGGCGCTGGGGCTGAAACCGAAAGCGTTCTTCCGTGGTTTTACCGTGGCCGGGTGCGCGCCGGATGAGATGGGTATCGGTCCGGTGTTCTCGGTGCCCAAATTGCTCAAGGCCAAGGGCTTGCAGGTCGCCGATATCGATTTGTGGGAACTCAACGAAGCGTTTGCGTCGCAGTGCCTGTACAGCCGCGATCGGCTGGAAATCGACAACGATAAGTACAACGTCAATGGTGGCTCGATTTCGATTGGCCACCCGTTCGGCATGACCGGCTCACGGCAGGTAGGGCATCTGGTGCGGGAGTTGCAACGGCGCAGCGTGCGTTACGGGATCGTCACGATGTGTGTCGGCGGCGGGATGGGGGCTACGGGGTTGTTTGAGGCGGTGCGTTAA
- the mnmC gene encoding bifunctional tRNA (5-methylaminomethyl-2-thiouridine)(34)-methyltransferase MnmD/FAD-dependent 5-carboxymethylaminomethyl-2-thiouridine(34) oxidoreductase MnmC, with amino-acid sequence MNPELPNAQLDWDDQGRPYSRVFDDVYFSDLSGLDETRYVFIEQNRLKERFAALPADGRLVIGETGFGTGLNFLCAWQLFEEQAVTGARLHFVSVEKYPLTAPDLKRALALWPELKPFADQLMAQYVAIHQGFQRLVLDNGRVTLTLLIGDALEQLPQLDAQIDAWFLDGFAPAKNPDMWTAELFAELARLAAPDSTISTFTSTGWVRRLLNAAGFKMKRTPGIGHKWEILRGAFVGWPAEVAAPAPAKPWFARPAQPQGERRALVIGAGLAGCASAASLAARGWQVSLLERHADIAQEASGNPQGVLYLKLSAHGTALSQLIVSGFGHTRRALEHLHRGVDWDGCGVLQLAFNAKEAERQAQLAAAFPADLLHRLDQPQAQARAGIALAHGGLFYPEGGWVHPPALCRWQATHPNVQLLTHREVLALRKVDDQWQAWDGDTLLASAPVVVLAGAAEIKRFAQSAELPLKRIRGQITRLAQTTESQSLATVVCAEGYVAPARLGEHTLGASFDFNSDDLTPTTAEHLGNLQLLEEISTDLVTRLHAGQLDAEQLQGRAAFRCTSPDYLPIVGPLADGEAFNQAYAALGKDARQVPDVVCPWLDGLYVNSGHGSRGLITAPLSGELLAAWLENEPLPLPRSVAEACHPNRFALRRLIRGS; translated from the coding sequence ATGAACCCTGAATTGCCCAACGCCCAGCTCGACTGGGACGACCAAGGTCGCCCGTACTCGCGGGTATTCGATGATGTGTATTTTTCCGACCTCTCGGGGCTGGACGAAACCCGCTATGTGTTCATCGAACAGAATCGTCTGAAAGAGCGCTTCGCCGCGTTGCCCGCCGATGGGCGACTGGTGATTGGCGAGACCGGTTTCGGCACCGGGCTGAATTTCCTTTGCGCCTGGCAATTGTTTGAAGAGCAGGCCGTGACCGGTGCCCGATTGCATTTTGTCAGCGTGGAAAAATACCCGCTGACCGCCCCGGACCTGAAACGCGCGCTGGCGTTATGGCCTGAACTCAAGCCGTTCGCCGATCAGTTAATGGCGCAGTACGTGGCGATTCATCAGGGTTTTCAACGGCTGGTGCTGGATAACGGACGAGTCACCCTGACCTTGCTGATCGGTGATGCGCTGGAACAGTTGCCGCAGCTGGACGCACAGATCGATGCCTGGTTTCTGGACGGCTTCGCCCCGGCGAAAAACCCCGACATGTGGACCGCCGAGCTGTTTGCCGAACTGGCGCGCCTGGCAGCGCCTGACTCGACCATCAGCACCTTCACCAGCACCGGCTGGGTACGCCGCTTGCTGAATGCGGCGGGCTTCAAGATGAAACGCACGCCGGGCATCGGCCATAAATGGGAAATCCTGCGCGGTGCTTTTGTCGGCTGGCCTGCCGAGGTGGCCGCACCTGCGCCCGCCAAGCCCTGGTTCGCGCGCCCCGCACAACCGCAAGGCGAACGCCGCGCACTGGTGATCGGCGCCGGTCTGGCCGGTTGTGCCAGCGCTGCCAGTCTGGCGGCTCGGGGCTGGCAGGTGAGTTTGCTGGAGCGCCATGCCGACATCGCCCAGGAAGCATCGGGCAATCCTCAAGGGGTGCTGTATCTGAAGCTGTCGGCGCACGGCACGGCGTTGTCACAGCTGATTGTCAGCGGTTTCGGCCATACCCGGCGGGCGCTCGAACACCTTCATCGTGGCGTCGACTGGGACGGCTGCGGGGTGCTGCAACTGGCCTTCAATGCCAAGGAAGCCGAGCGTCAGGCGCAACTGGCCGCAGCGTTTCCCGCCGACCTGCTGCACCGGCTGGATCAGCCGCAAGCCCAGGCCCGGGCCGGCATCGCGCTGGCCCATGGCGGATTGTTTTACCCCGAAGGTGGCTGGGTTCATCCGCCCGCGCTGTGCCGCTGGCAGGCAACGCACCCTAATGTGCAATTGCTGACCCACCGCGAGGTGCTGGCGCTGCGCAAGGTCGATGACCAGTGGCAGGCGTGGGACGGCGACACCTTGCTGGCCAGCGCGCCGGTGGTGGTGCTGGCCGGCGCGGCTGAGATCAAACGCTTCGCCCAGAGTGCCGAGCTGCCGCTCAAACGCATTCGCGGGCAAATCACCCGGCTGGCGCAAACCACCGAAAGCCAGAGCCTGGCCACCGTCGTCTGCGCCGAAGGCTATGTGGCGCCCGCACGACTGGGCGAACACACCCTCGGCGCCAGCTTCGATTTCAATAGCGACGACCTGACGCCAACCACCGCCGAGCATCTGGGCAACCTGCAATTGCTGGAAGAAATTTCCACCGACCTGGTCACCCGCCTGCACGCCGGACAACTGGACGCCGAACAGTTGCAAGGCCGCGCGGCGTTCCGTTGCACCAGCCCGGACTACCTGCCCATCGTCGGCCCACTGGCCGATGGCGAGGCGTTCAATCAGGCCTATGCCGCCCTCGGCAAAGACGCCCGGCAAGTGCCAGACGTTGTGTGCCCATGGCTCGACGGTTTGTACGTCAACAGCGGTCACGGCTCACGCGGCTTGATCACCGCGCCGCTGTCCGGCGAGTTGCTGGCCGCCTGGCTGGAGAATGAACCGCTGCCCTTGCCGCGCAGTGTGGCCGAGGCGTGTCACCCGAACCGCTTTGCCTTGCGCCGGTTGATTCGCGGAAGCTGA
- the pap gene encoding polyphosphate:AMP phosphotransferase, with product MFESAEIGHAIDKETYDAEVPALREALLEAQYELQQQKRFPVIILINGIEGAGKGETIKLLNEWMDPRLIEVRTFDQQTDEELARPPAWRYWRMLPAKGRMGIFFGNWYSQMLQGRVNGDFKDPVLDQAINQSERFEKMLCDEGALIFKFWFHLSKKQMKARLKALADDPLHSWRISPLDWQQSETYDKFVKYGERVLRRTSRDYAPWHVIEGVDAHYRSLTVGKILLEGLQNALTRSSLHPDKVNAAPLPTQAVDQMNLLDSLDLTLRLDKDDYEEQLITEQARFSGLMRDKRMRRHALVAAFEGNDAAGKGGAIRRVAAALDPRQYNIVPIAAPTEDERAQPYLWRFWRQLPAKGKFTIFDRSWYGRVLVERIEGFCPPADWLRAYSEINDFEEQISQSGIIVVKFWLAIDKQTQLERFQAREEIPFKRFKITEDDWRNRDKWDAYRGAVGDMVDRTSTEISPWTLVEANDKRWARVKVLRTINRALEEAFEKSDKKAKKHKH from the coding sequence ATGTTCGAATCCGCCGAAATCGGTCACGCCATCGACAAAGAAACCTATGACGCCGAAGTGCCGGCGCTGCGCGAAGCCCTGCTTGAAGCGCAGTACGAACTGCAGCAGCAGAAGCGTTTTCCGGTGATCATTCTGATCAACGGCATCGAAGGCGCCGGCAAGGGCGAGACGATCAAGTTGCTCAACGAATGGATGGACCCGCGTCTGATCGAGGTCCGCACGTTCGATCAGCAGACCGATGAAGAGCTGGCGCGGCCTCCGGCCTGGCGCTACTGGCGAATGCTGCCGGCCAAGGGCCGCATGGGGATTTTTTTCGGCAACTGGTACAGCCAGATGCTGCAAGGTCGGGTCAATGGCGACTTCAAGGACCCGGTGCTGGATCAGGCGATCAACCAGTCCGAGCGTTTCGAGAAAATGCTCTGCGATGAAGGCGCGCTGATCTTCAAGTTCTGGTTTCACCTCTCCAAAAAGCAAATGAAAGCGCGGCTCAAAGCCCTGGCAGATGACCCACTGCACAGCTGGCGCATCAGTCCGCTGGACTGGCAGCAATCCGAAACCTACGACAAGTTCGTGAAATACGGCGAGCGCGTGTTGCGCCGCACCAGCCGCGATTACGCGCCCTGGCATGTCATCGAAGGCGTGGACGCCCATTACCGCAGTCTGACGGTGGGCAAGATTCTGCTTGAGGGCCTGCAAAATGCTTTGACTAGGTCCAGTCTCCATCCCGACAAGGTCAATGCCGCGCCGCTACCGACCCAGGCTGTTGATCAGATGAACCTGCTCGACAGCCTTGATCTGACCTTGCGCCTGGACAAGGACGACTACGAAGAACAGCTGATTACCGAGCAGGCGCGATTCTCCGGCCTGATGCGCGACAAGCGCATGCGTCGGCACGCACTGGTGGCCGCGTTCGAAGGCAATGATGCGGCGGGCAAGGGCGGGGCGATCCGTCGGGTCGCGGCGGCGCTCGATCCACGTCAGTACAACATCGTGCCGATTGCCGCCCCCACTGAAGACGAGCGAGCCCAGCCCTACCTCTGGCGGTTCTGGCGACAACTGCCGGCCAAGGGCAAGTTCACGATATTCGACCGTTCCTGGTACGGCCGGGTGCTGGTGGAGCGCATCGAGGGTTTCTGCCCTCCAGCCGACTGGTTGCGGGCCTACAGCGAAATCAACGACTTCGAAGAGCAGATTTCCCAGTCGGGGATCATCGTCGTCAAGTTCTGGCTGGCCATCGACAAGCAGACGCAACTGGAGCGTTTCCAGGCCCGGGAAGAGATCCCCTTCAAGCGCTTCAAGATCACCGAAGACGACTGGCGCAACCGCGACAAGTGGGACGCTTATCGTGGGGCGGTGGGCGACATGGTTGATCGCACCAGCACCGAGATCTCACCCTGGACCCTGGTCGAAGCCAACGACAAGCGCTGGGCGCGGGTCAAGGTCTTGCGCACGATCAATCGGGCGCTGGAAGAGGCGTTCGAGAAGTCCGACAAGAAGGCGAAAAAGCACAAGCACTGA
- a CDS encoding DUF6316 family protein has product MYGMRARDNAPAIHFRSDRLCRVNGQLYFSTRENTLEGPFDNPELAEREIQAYIERMQLLSTTH; this is encoded by the coding sequence ATGTACGGCATGCGCGCCCGCGACAACGCACCGGCGATCCACTTTCGCAGTGACCGGTTATGTCGGGTCAATGGGCAGTTGTACTTCAGCACTCGGGAAAACACCCTGGAGGGGCCGTTTGATAATCCAGAGCTGGCTGAGCGGGAGATTCAGGCTTATATCGAGCGGATGCAGCTGTTGAGCACGACTCACTGA